The genomic segment GGCCCGCACCTTTCGCATCTTACCCAGGAGGAAGAGGGCGCTGGCCTCCATCTCAAAGGCCAGCACACCCAACTGGGCCCAGGCCTTCGCCCCCTCGAGGGTGGTGGCGTAGAAGGCATCCTCGGTGGCCACCAGGCCCACATGGTATGGGTAGCCCCTGTGCTCCGTCCGCTTCCAGAGGGCACGGAAGAGCTCGGCATCGGGCACGGGCGCATAGGCCCGGCCTTGCAGGTACTGCCGGGTGGTCCCGTCCAAGGGCACCGCCCCCTGGACGATCACCAGGTCCCCGGGGGAGAGGCCCTCGTCCACCGCCCCACAGGTACCCACCCTGAGAAGCACCCTGGCCCCCAGGCCCACGAGCTCCTCGGCCACGATGCTGGCCGATGGAGCTCCCATACCCGTGGTCTGCACGGAAACCGGCACCCCCCGGTACCGGCCGGTGAAACCTAGAAGGCCCCGGTAGGAGGTGTAGAGCCTGGGTTCTTCAAGGAAGGTGGTGGCGATCCACTCCGCCCGACCCGGATCCCCAGGCAGGAGCACCCTTTCCGCCACCTCCCCTTTCCTGGCCCGCACGTGAATGGGACTCATACCGCCCCATTTTAAAGCCGCAAGGCGGGAAGCCCTTCCACCAAGGCCTCGTCGTGGGTGGAGAGGAGAAGGGCCGCCCCCACCTCCCTGGCCAACTCCCGCATGAGCCTCAGCACCTCCTTGGCCTGGTTGCGGTCCAGGCTGGCCGTGGGCTCATCGGCCAAAAGAAGCCTGGGCCGGAGGTACAGGGCCCGGGCCACCGCCACCCGCTGCCGCTCCCCACCCGAAAGCCTCTGGGGAAGGAAGTCCGCCCTTTCCCCAAGGCCCAGCCGGGAAAGGAGCCCAAGGGCAAAGGCCCGGTCCACCCGGCCCGCCAGGTAGCCCGGGGCCAGGACGTTTTCCAAAGCGGTGAGCTCGGGGAAAAGAAAGTGGTGCTGGAAGACAAGGCCCATAAAGCGGAGCCGCCACCTGGCCAAACTCCCCTCGGAAAGGCCCCGGATGGGGGTTCCTTCCCAGTACACCTCCCCCTCCTGCAAGGAAAGAAGGCCCGCCAGGAGGTGTAGGAGGGTGGTCTTGCCGCTTCCCGAGGGCCCCAGGACGGCCAGGGCCTCCCCGGGGCGGAGCCTTAAGGAAACACCCCGGAAAAGGTAGCCGTTCCCGTAAGAGAACCCCAGGCCTACCGCCTCCAGGACCGGGTTCACCCTCTCATCCTCTAGGCAAAAGATGAAGCCTAGGTTAGAGTATGGCCGATGCCCGCCTCCCCCCTTTTCCAGGATATGGGCCCGGAGGAAACCCGCCTGGCCCGCTCCTACTTCCAACCCCTCACCTACCCCAAGGGCAAGCCCATCTTCCACCAGGGGGATCTGGGACAAGCCCTTTACCTGGTGGAGGAAGGCCGGGTGCGCCTCTACCGCACCCACCTGGGAGGCCAGGAGAAGATCCTGGGGCTTTTGGGCCCTGGGGAGGTCTTCGGGGAGATGAGCCTTTTGGACGGGGGGGAACGAAGCGCCAGCGCCGTGGCGGAGGAGGACGCCCTCCTCCTCGTCCTCTACCGGGATGCCTACTTCGGCCTCATCCGCCGCCTGCCCCTCTTCGCCCACAACCTGGCCAAGATCCTGGCCCGCCGCCTAAGGGAGCTCAACCTGGAGCTGGACCTTCTGGCCTTTGAGGAGGCCAGAAGGTCCAGCTCCGCCACCAGGACCTGGCCGCTTTGGCCGGGGTGAGCCGGGAGACCACCACCCGGGTCCTCCACGAGCTGAAGGACCAGGGCATCCTGCGGCTCTCCTCAGGGGTGGTGGAGGTGGTGGACCCCGGGCTTTTGGAGGAGGTGGCCTTTGGCCTGGCTTGAGGAAACCCAGCCGGAGGAGTCTCCATGCGCCTGAAGGTGGATGTTCTCCCCACGGAGGAGCTGGTCTACCCCGATGTGGTGTTGGTGGTGGACGTGATCCGCTCCACCACCACCGCCGTCTGCTTCCTGGAGGCGGGGGCCGAGGCCCTGTACTGGGTGCCAAGCCTCGAGGCCGCCCGGGCCTTCAAGGACGCCGACGTCCTCCTGGCAGGGGAGGTGGGGGGGTTGAAGCCCCCCGGGTTTGACCTGGGGAACTCCCCCCGGGAGGCCCTCGAGGCCCCCGTGGGGGGCAAGACCGTGGTGATGAGCACCACCAACGGCACCAGGGCCGCCCACGTGGCCGCAAGGACCGCCAAACACGTGCTCCTGGCCTCCCTCTTTAACGCCCACGCCGCCGCCCGCCTGGCCCGGGAGCTGGCCACGGAGGAGGTGGCCATCCTGGCCGCCGGCAAGGAGGGGCGGGTGGGCTTGGACGACCTCTACACCGCCGGGGTTTTGGCGGAGTACCTGGGCCTTCTGGGGGAGGTGGAGCCCGAGGACGGGGCCAGGATCGCCTTGGCGGTAAAGCGAAACTACCAGGACCCCCTGGAGGCCCTCTCCCTCTCCGCCGCCGCCATGACCCTAAAGGGCGTGGGCCTCGAGGCCGACGTACCCTTCTCCGCCCAGGTGGCCAAAAGCGCTGTGGTTCCCATCCTCACGGGCCGGGTGGGGGAGGCCCTCATCTTCAAGCGGGCCCTCCCGGGGACCCTAAAGGAGCCGGGGAACCAGGCGCACGAAAAAGGCCATCCCCAGTAACTCCACCAGGGACTGGAACACGATGACCAAGGGGGCGAGCCCCGCCTCGGGTAGGGCCAGGCTTAAGGGGAGCACCAAAAAGGAGTTCCGCGTGCCCAGGCTGAAGGCCAAGGTCCTCCCCGCCTTGGAGGGAAGGCGGAAGAACCGGGCCAAAAAAAGGGAAAGCCCCAAGGCCAGAAACAGGTAGAGGGAAAAAACCCCAAGCAGGAGGAAAAGGTGCCCCCAAAACCCCACAAGGAGGCCCGCATGCCCCAGGGCCACCAGGAAGACCACCAGGGCCAAAAGGAGCACGGGCCAGGAGGAGGTCCGGGCCACCACGGCCTTCCCCCAGGGCCGGGCCTGAACCCAGAAGGCCAGAAAGAGGGGCAGGAAGACCACCAGAACCGCCCCCAAGAGGGTGTGCGGCTCCAGGCGGGACACCCATCGCGCCTCCTCGAAAAACAGGAAAAGGTAAAGGGGGAGAAGGGCTAGTTGCAGGAGAAGGTTCAAGGGCGTGAGCACCAAGGCCCGGGCCATGTCCCCCCGGCCCAGGTAGCTAAAGGCCAGAAACCAATCGGTACAGGGCACCAAGAGGACCAAGGCCACCCCCAGGCGTAGCCCCGGTTCCTGGGGCAGAAGCTGAAGGAGGCCCAAGACCGCTAAGGGCACCAGGAGGAAGTTCCCTACCACCCCGGCCAGAAAAAAAGCCCGGTCGCGGAAGGCCTGGCGCAGGGCGCGAAAGGGAACGGGCAAAAAGGTGAAGAAGAGCAAAACCCCCAAAGCCGGCCAAAGCAGGACCTCTCCCCAAGGGGCAAGCCCCGGAAGCCAGAACCCCCCACCCGCCCCCAGGAGGGCCGCCCCCAGGTAGAGGGGAAGCTGGTACCGCTCCCATACACTCCCCACCATCTCCTCCCTAACCTTCTTGCTGCTTCCGGCGCTTAGGCCAACCTGGAGCCTGGGTCGGATTACGGGTACGCCAGGGCCTCATCCTCCCTGGGCCAGGAGCTGATAGAACCGCTTCAGGACCGCAATGCCCTTTTCCAAGTTAATCAGGTCAAACTTCTCGTTGGGGGCATGGAGGTTGTCGTCGGGAAGCCCTAGGCCCAGGAGGACCACGGGCGCACCCAGGGCATCCTGGAGCTCCGCCACCACCGGGATGCTCCCTCCCTCCCGGGTGTACACGGGGGGTCTGCCCCAGACCTCCTCCAGGGCCTTGGCCATGAGGCGCATGGGGGGGCTAAAGGGATCCGTGAGAACCGGCCTGCCCCCGTGGAGGCGGAGGACCTCCAGGGCGTAACCGGACGGGCAGA from the Thermus neutrinimicus genome contains:
- a CDS encoding purine-nucleoside phosphorylase, which encodes MSPIHVRARKGEVAERVLLPGDPGRAEWIATTFLEEPRLYTSYRGLLGFTGRYRGVPVSVQTTGMGAPSASIVAEELVGLGARVLLRVGTCGAVDEGLSPGDLVIVQGAVPLDGTTRQYLQGRAYAPVPDAELFRALWKRTEHRGYPYHVGLVATEDAFYATTLEGAKAWAQLGVLAFEMEASALFLLGKMRKVRAGAILTVSNRIGDPELAPPSVHVKTWDHPFRMDLRPR
- a CDS encoding ABC transporter ATP-binding protein, yielding MNPVLEAVGLGFSYGNGYLFRGVSLRLRPGEALAVLGPSGSGKTTLLHLLAGLLSLQEGEVYWEGTPIRGLSEGSLARWRLRFMGLVFQHHFLFPELTALENVLAPGYLAGRVDRAFALGLLSRLGLGERADFLPQRLSGGERQRVAVARALYLRPRLLLADEPTASLDRNQAKEVLRLMRELAREVGAALLLSTHDEALVEGLPALRL
- a CDS encoding 2-phosphosulfolactate phosphatase codes for the protein MRLKVDVLPTEELVYPDVVLVVDVIRSTTTAVCFLEAGAEALYWVPSLEAARAFKDADVLLAGEVGGLKPPGFDLGNSPREALEAPVGGKTVVMSTTNGTRAAHVAARTAKHVLLASLFNAHAAARLARELATEEVAILAAGKEGRVGLDDLYTAGVLAEYLGLLGEVEPEDGARIALAVKRNYQDPLEALSLSAAAMTLKGVGLEADVPFSAQVAKSAVVPILTGRVGEALIFKRALPGTLKEPGNQAHEKGHPQ